The Clupea harengus unplaced genomic scaffold, Ch_v2.0.2, whole genome shotgun sequence genomic interval GTTTCGGTTCTCTGTGAGCATACTTAGGTTCTCTGAGAACGTGCTTCTGTTCTATGTGAacctcactctgttctttgtAAGCCTGTTTCGGTTCTCTGTGAGCGTACTTCTGTTCTCTGAGAACGTGCTTCTGTTGAGTCCATTAAATGGCCAAATCAGCTGCTCTAAACTCAGCCAGTACAGGATCGCAGTAACTCAGTCTTTAAAATCTGACCTCAGGTTTGTGTCCAGGCTTGAGATTATATTATTTTGTTGCAAGTCCCAACCATTTCCAGTACCTTCACAGTTGAAGGCTTACAGGTCCAGATCAAAAACATTTCATGTCATAACAGGTtttcagacaaaacaaacttgtTTTAGTCCCAACCTTCCCCAGAAGCCAGTCTTGAGAAGTGTAAAAGCCCTGCTGTGTATTTCACAGTAATTGTACCCATTAGATAGTACTGCCCACAGATGGTTCACATACATGAGCCTGACAAAGTCTTTAGGAAACACTTCTTTCCATCAAAGTATCAGTTAACATACATATTTAACAATTATTAAAAGTGAAGAGATACTCTGCAGATCCACCAGTATATTGACCAAACTATCCTGAGGGGTTTTCAAGTGTAGGAGGCCCTATCTCTTCCCCTTCAGCTCCACCATGCAGATCTTGCTCTCTATTCTCAGTGATCTTTTAAtggctgtgtgtttctggaaaGGCCATAATGACAAACATCTCTGGCACGCTAGATATTACTAATGATGTAATGCACAAGCCATCCTGATGAGTTTCTACTGATGAAGGCAGGAACTCCTACTATTGCcctttgaactctgacccctaccctccccctctccactctcagTCTGTCCTGCAGCTGTAAAACATCCAacttcattctctccatctctctgttcttcccctccatctccctgttcttctcctccatctgtctgtttaactctccctccatctctctgttcttctcctccatctgtccgttgaactctccctccatcttctccttggTGATGCTGATGTTTCTCTGTAGTTCAGGCAGGATGATCTTCATGAggtttctctctgcttcagccatggcctctctctcatagctctctctcatctcctccatctcctctctgtgtctctcctccagctcgctcctctccctttctctcttttctctcactctgatcagctttctctccatctcctctctctgtgtaatctCTTTATTtaactctttctccatctccctcttcttcacttcatccctctcttctttcatctttctctccagtTCTGTTGTTCTTTCATTCAATATTCTAATTTCTCCTTCATTCTGCTTaatctctccatccattttaTTCAGAGACTCCTGCATATGTTTATCAagttcctctcttttctctctctcctccctcagtttcctctcctccacctctcgttctttctgtattcttctctctatctctctgagctGTTTTTCTGCCTCCTGGTAGGTCTCACTGCTGtagaatctctctctgtttccagacaccatctcttctatcttctctagCAGCTGTGTGATCTTAGTGTCGTCAGGCCTGTCCTTAACGTTGAGAAGGTGacacctgttcccacatttctctaccagctgctggagctcctggctccctgtctggagcaactcctccacactcctctctctcagcccctcaGCATGGGTgaagaggatcagtgtgtgtccccAACAGCTCTCCCCAAACATATCCTCCATTTTCTccagcatcctcctctcctctccttcagacgGCTCCACTGGAATCACCAGGAGGAAGGCGTGAGGTCCTGGagcagacagacggacacaaaGCCCCACGTCCTGTCTCAGGTCCTTCTCAGAGAGTCCACTGCAGAACCAGTCTGGAGTTTCCACCACGGTCACCCGTCTCCCAGCCACCTCCCCCTGTCTGCTCTCACTGTGCTGggtctctgtggatgtgtgtgtgagtgtgtgtgtgctggcctgcCTCCCAAACTCCTCtgtgcccaggatggtgtttcctgctgCCCTCTtcccagctgtgctcccccccagcagcaccagcctcaGCTCA includes:
- the LOC122129989 gene encoding trichohyalin-like; translated protein: MTKRDKEREGLLENMTSEVETSKRQLESLEKELQDRNSQLQDLRTQLQEQSRELEERNRQLEERDRQLEERDRQLEERYRQLEENNEEKITLLTESRKRLVEIEQTKQQLKEKNEEMEKTKQKTKQQLKERNKLLQERETDLENMTKKEKEREGLLENMTSEVETSKRQLESLEKELQDRNSQLQDLRTQLQEQGRELEERNRQLEERDTQLEQRDRQLLEKEREHLTVGGESPGPAPPVSPAVSELRLVLLGGSTAGKRAAGNTILGTEEFGRQASTHTLTHTSTETQHSESRQGEVAGRRVTVVETPDWFCSGLSEKDLRQDVGLCVRLSAPGPHAFLLVIPVEPSEGEERRMLEKMEDMFGESCWGHTLILFTHAEGLRERSVEELLQTGSQELQQLVEKCGNRCHLLNVKDRPDDTKITQLLEKIEEMVSGNRERFYSSETYQEAEKQLREIERRIQKEREVEERKLREEREKREELDKHMQESLNKMDGEIKQNEGEIRILNERTTELERKMKEERDEVKKREMEKEETSNRQMEEKNREMEGKNREMERMKLDVLQLQDRLRVERGRVGVRVQRAIVGVPAFISRNSSGWLVHYIISNI